TATTATGCAGTGTCTATCCTTTTAGACTCGAGTGACAAGGATACCTTGACCTCAGAGAGAAGTGAAAAGCTCCCAACTTCACACCCCAATCAACCAGAGTGCGTCATGGAGGGCAGTGTgtgtggaaagagcactggagtGAGGCATTGAGCCCTTTGGTTCTGTCCCTAGACCACCCTGggtctttcatctccctcccacatgGCTCCTGGGTGGCCCGCTATGTCTGATACTGGAGGGGTATCTTGGGCAGGTTATTACTGTCCTCCCCCCAGAACCACTGGACCAGATGCTGTGGAGCCCCCTCTCACTTCCAGCTCCGATGCTGTGCAATCCCAGAATTCTCTGTCCTGTCATGTCCCGGTAGGGACTCCTGTTTGAGCACCAAATCCAACTCCTACTTCGTGGCCTTGGTGTCCTCATCTACACTATGGGGATAATAACACCTCCATCAGTGAAATAACGCCGAGCCTCCAGCAGGATGCCAGGCCCGTAGGAAACGCTCCATCCGTAAGTGTCATGATGACTCTCCAGTTCACCCTCCACAAAGAGCGGCACTTTCTGGCGGCAGTGATTGTGCCATTGCTGTTGCTAAAGCTGGGGTGATCCCCCCCCACCAGCAGATGGAGACGCCCCGGCCTCAGAGGGTTGCACACAGGTTGCTCAAGTGTCCAGGACATCTGCATGTCCTGCATTTTTCTAACCTCATCTTGGAACTTAGGCCTGGAGAATAAATGAACTTTCAAAACTGAACACAATGCTCTCGAGAACCGGCCAGTGGAGCTCCGAGGTGTTCCAGGCCCTAGAGCTCTCATAAGGCAGTGTGGGCCAGTGGGCAGTGCTGGCCTGGCATCTGCTCATTAGCTGACCCTGGGCGACCTGCTTGCTGTCTCTGCGTCTCCTTTTCCTTGTCCCTAAAAATAGGGGCCTCAGGGCCATCTCGCTTCACCTTGCAGCGTATCAAAACTGAACTTGTCATTATCTCCTGAAACCAGCATCTCTCCCTGGTGTTTCCCATCTCGGTGGATGACGTCACCACTCACCCGGCACCCAAGCCACAAACCTGGCTGCCATCcttgctcctccctcctcccctctgtacCAGTCAGGTGGATTCTACCTCCTAAATATCTCCCGAGCAGGTCCCATTCTCTTCGTCCCACTGCTGTTCCCCTGGCCCAGGCCACCTGGGCGACTGTAAGAGTGTGATCTCCAGGCCTCGGTCTTGCCCCTCTGATTTATTTCTACCCTGCCAGAGGGTCCTCTTACAAACATAAATCCCTCCTACTTGAAACCCCACACGGTacccaccaccctcacctcccatgggctgcagggaagGCCTTGCATGCGCTGGCTGGCCCCTGTCTGCTTTGGAGGCTTACCTCACAATccgctctccctccctctgctctctggCTACACTGGCCTTCTCAGGGCCCTAGAACTCGAAACgctcattcctgcctcagggtctcTGAGACACactgcttccccacccccacctctcccccacGGCAGTCCACTGGGTCTTAATTGAAACGCCTCTTCATCAGGAACACCTTCCCCATCTCTGGGCAAGTCGGCCCCTCCCATTGTGTCTTCCCACAGTGCTTTGCGTGTCTCCATGGTAACCTCACCACCTCAACCGACTCGTTCAAGGTCTGTGGTCTCCTCTGCGCCCTGAGTTGCAGGAGAACAGGGCTGTGCTGTCTCTCCTTCAGCACCACAGTCCCCGCACCCTGGCCTACGGCTGCGACACATCCTTGTCTTTGAGGCTGAGCCGACAGAAATCATTTCTTCTTCCAGTTCGAGAATGACCAGTCAGCTACGTTCCCGGCTCCTCTTGCATTTATTGGAACCTGCTTACCCAGCAATCCACAAAGGAGCTTACACGGTACGGGGTGGGGATATTTGGGCCTCCTGTGACCTAATCCTGGGATTACTGCGGAAGCCTGGGCTGGCGGGCAGGTGGAGGGGAGGCAGGCGGGTATAGTGGGCGGGACTTGGTGAATTGCTAAAGACGCTTCCGTTTGGCTGGAAGCCGTGCTGCGGGGTTACTGTGCTGCGGGTTGGAGGCTCTCCCGCCCCGGGGGCGCGTGTGCACATGCGTGTTTACATTGGGGCGTGGGGGACGGGGAGGAGACCTGAGCAGTTGACGTCAGGGTTTCTTTTCCTTAAACTTCTCCTTCACTTTTTGCGGCTCAAATTGGATCAGTCGTAGAATTTCCATATTGGCTAGGGTTCCCTCGATGAACTCTTTCTCTGTAAGTTTATCTGTGCACAGGGGGGAAGAAATTACTTCAGTCAGGATCGGCTGCGATAAAGCTGACGTCGGCCAGCATACCCAGTACGGATGGATCTATTATTGAAAATACTGAGTCTCAGTGCCCCGGAGGGTAACCCCACCCCTGACTCCACCCTAGGACCCCTGGACCTCCCCAGGAACCAGCAACAAGAGGGTTAAGTTCAGGCACTGCCGGGCCTCGAGGAAGTGTGCTGTGtctcttctgattggctggtgatCCTTTCCTAGGCGTCTCTGCATCTGTGATCTACCTTCCCATTTAGGACAAGAGAGATCCTTGTCCCCAACTATTGAATTCAGTTCTATCCAGTGAAATGCACTCACTAAGCCCTTCCTCTGTGCCAGAGTCACTGTGTCTGGGGCTGAGGTCattgcagggggcagagggcagggtgtGGCGTGGAAAGGAGTGAGATAATGTCCCCTGGCCCAGGAAACTGTCTGATGGGGAGACAGTCACCTGTAGAAATGACCCTAGAACGAGGCAGCTGTTCCTTCCTGCTCATGGCTATGCTCATAgtcctgcacatagtaggtgctcaataaagccTGGCTGAGCTGATTTAGGTTTTGCCATTGGCTTATGTTCCAGGCCTTTTCGGCAACCTTAATCCTTCCTGGATTAGGATCCAGCCTGTTTCCCTGTGCAGGTCAGGATGGTGAAACTTGGGTTTTAAAGTCCCAGCCgccgacttccctggtggtgtagtggttaagaatctgcctgccagtgcaggggacgtgggttcgagccctggtccgggaagatcccacatgccgcggagcaactaagcccgtgcgccacagctactgagtctgtgcccgggagccacaactactgaagcccgcgcacctagagcccgtgctctgaaaccaagtgaagccactgccatgagaagcccgggcaccgcaatgaatagtagcccccgctcgcggcaactagagaaagcccgcgcgcaccaacaaagaaccaatgcagccaaaaaataaataaatttataaaaaaaaaaaaagaagaagtagtcCCAGCTGCTCTTTCAGCCTCACACATAGCTTGAAACTCCTCCCAGGAGTGAGGCGTTGTCTCCAGATGGGCCATGTGAAAACACAAATCACGTGGTAGCAGTACTGTCTCAGCCTCCCAATACCACTGCCCCCTGTGAGTTTCACCTGGGTCAGTTTTCAGTTTAGCACATAGCAGAGCAAGGGACTCAGCACATGGCAGACCCAGAAGGGTGTCATGAAGCAGGTGAAAGAGCCAGTGGGGTAAGGTGCCACCAGGCTGCATCCAAGAGAAGGTGCGCTCAAaggggaggtgacatctgagtgaGGCAAGGGAGGTGCCTACCCTCCAAAATTTAAGGAGGCTCTCACTTTTACGGTCCTGTGAGCACAGGGCTGGCACCTGAGGATgggtgcctccttaaattttgtgccagGGCACCTCACTTGCCTTGCCCTAGTTCTGGCCCTAACGTCAAAGATCTGGTTGCTAACCTGCCTTCTTCCTAGATTGCAGACTAGCAGGGTCCTTATTTGACAGCCTGCTCAGGCCTGTGCCCGGGAACCTTGGTAAGAGACTGCCCCAGAGATCACAAAAGGGGCCAATACCGGTTCCTCAGATGTGTTTGGACCATGCAGTGTTTCATCAATTGAGGCACTTCGGATTTTAAAAATCTCGATTGCTGGCCTCTCTTTTGAACAAATCAGATGGTGGGGCCCCAGTGGCACTGTGTTCCAGCGTGGCAACAATTGACCAGAGGCCATAAGACCAGACAGGCCCTCACGCCCCACACTGTTCGCCAGTCCCTATCTATCACTTAGTAGGGCCTCTGtccacttctctctctttcatcatCACGGCCCCTGTGGTCATTCAAGCTTGCAGCCCCCATCTGACACCAGCCCCTCTCCTGTGTCTTTCCCGAGTTGGACATGGGCCTCATGCACCAGTAGCCCTCACTGCCCAGTTGTGGAATCCATCTCCGCTTACAATGCAAGGCCGTACTCCCCACAGGCTGCTCCCAGCCAGACTGAACAGCGCAGGGAGCCAAGACAGGCCAGCTCCTGGAAGAAGGGGGCTTGAGGACACCCCCTCAGCTTTGCCAAGACTGTCCTAGCCCGGCACTGCAGTCTAAGACTTTTCTCACCCAACCTGCTTTCCTTGCCTCTGCGCATAACCGTTTCATCTGCTTTGCAGTCTGATGGCTTATCCCTGCCTCTTCCAGACCCCTCCCCATTTTCCCTCATACGCCTTCCCCCTCATCAATCTCTTGAAATCTAATTGAACTCTAATCCCATCTGGCCATGCTTCTCAAGGGACCCAAACTAACTTCCTAAAGGAAAAACCATGTAAATTGAGATCCCATTTACTTGGGACTCCCTGCTTTCAGACTATTCTGAAGTGAGGTTTACCCTCTCCCAACCGTGCAGAAGGCATTTTtgtaaacaaataaaccaaagtgTCTAAAAACAGCAGGCACTCCGTTGGAAAAGAAAGTGGTTTGCTTTGCAAAGCCTCTAAACTTGCCGTTTGCATACAAACTGCTAATGGGCTGTTGCCTTGACGTTTTACAATTCCTTCAACGTGGGTTAACTCTGTCATAACAAAAGATGTTTTTTCTTCCAAAGCACACCATCATTTagagccttccccctccccccagagatCTCAGGCAGGGATGGAGTTTTATGAGCGGTGGGATGTGGTGCCATTTCCCATCAGCTCCAGAGGGGTCCCACAACTGCCCACTGACCATTCTGCGCAAGTCCCCACAGAAGCCCTTCCGACAGCCCCGCAGCAGGAGGAGGGGTCCTCGGTCCTGCGTGGGCACTGGACTCGGAAGGGTCAATCTTGTTGGGATCTCTAGGACACAGCCCATGACTGTGAAATCAAAGGCTAGGAAGGAGAAGTAATTCACCATCATCCTTCTTGCCAAAGAACCCCCAGATCTTCTCAGCTCGCTTCTCCGGGGTGTTCTCATCTTCCGGAAGACACTTCACATCCTCAGGACTGATCATCTTGAAAATAGCCTACACCAAATCAagagggagaacccatgagagggAGTAATTCTGGGGGAACCCATGTCGCTTACCAGGATGCACCACAGCAGAGGTTAAAATTCAGATGCTCAGGCCCCAGCCCGCCCTACTGAATCCAAGTTCCTGGGGGTGGGAAAGGGGCATCTGTACTTCTGAGATCCTCAGAAGGGACAGGgaatgtgggggaggggtgaagacggctttctcttcttattttgtCCCTTTCTGCACTGTTTGAGTTTCCTGCCCCTGTAGACATATGACTTTCAtcttattaagaaaatgaaaataagaatcaGAAACTTCCTGATGATAATCCCATAGCAGCCCCGAGGCTGCAGTTTGGGGACTGGTACCTTTAACCCCACTCCCCAGAAGTTTTAGAATATCAAACGGCTTCTTCTGGGTCCAGGTGGTACCTTGGTTGTAAGGGCTGATATCTGTCAAGTGATTAACGTTCGCCACTTTTCTAAGCGCTTTTACCTGTAAACTCATGACAAGTTTATGAGGTGGGGGTTATtggcccatttcacagaggaagaaactgagtcaACTAACTTGTTAGGAGTCACCCAGCCAGAAGCAGAAGAGTGGAGATTCTAACCCTGGCACGTTTGGTTCTAGAACCTCTGTACTTGCATCGCGTCCCATTCTGGAATGTCTTGGAGAGCATTCTAGGGGCTGGGGAAGGTCTCGGGAAGCCCCTCAGTTACCCTCCTGCTCAGGGAGGGATCCAGAGAGAGATTTAGCCTAAAGCTCAAGGATCCGTCTCACCTTCCTCTAGTCTCATTAATAAAGGAGTTGGATGGACAATATCCAGCAAAGAAGGAAGTGCCTCCCGACCTGTGATCAGGGAAAGGGACAAGGTGGTCTCGATGTGCCCTTTCAGCTCCAGGTTACTGGGATTCCACCAGGCCCTGGAGACATCGGGGAGCCAGCCAGGCAGGGGCAGTAATGCCTGTGAAATTAACCTGGAGGGAAGATCAGCAGCTTTAGAAGCCCCCTTtcagctccctgtgctgtaaCAAGAGAAGCAAGGAAACCAAACCCAGCAGCTGGGGCAGCAGCCTTGCTGACAGCGCTCAGAGCTCAGAGGTTCCCGGCGCTAAAGTGCAGCGGCTCCCTTAACTCCTCCATCTGTCCTGAGCCAGGGAACCATGTGCAGGCTGGACGGCTAAAGGCTGGGAGTGGCTGGCTGCCGGCCAACCCCGCTTCTAACGCCAAGGACGGACTGTCAGGGCCTTGGTGAATGGACCGAGAACGAACAATTGCATTCTCACCCTGGGCGCTGGGAGACTGTATGGTTTTCTCGACGCCATGCAGTTTGGTGGTGAAGTAGTTGGGACTAGAATCTTTAACTTCTGACTCCCAGGCCAGTGACCTTGAACCTGGTGAATAGTACCtgccctctccagttgcggagcacaggctccggacgtgcaggctcagcggccatggctcatgggcccagctgctccacggcatgtgggatcttcccggaccggggcacgaacccgtgtcccctgcgtcggcaggcagaccctcaaccactgcgccaccagggaagccctcggcatCATCTTGCATAGCCTCAGCTGTGGATgcccccctccttctctcctcccccaactCCTCCTTTCCCTGAAGGAGCACCAACTTGTAGGCCTCTGCTGGGCCTGGCATCCTTTAGGTGGTTCTGAGGAAGTGGTCCCCATCCCAGGccacctgccaatccaggggagcTTGCTCTACAGGCAGCGCCCAGAGGCCAGCGAGGTTCCCACAGACACCTGCCCCTAATGGGAGGCCCAAGCAGAGTCCACTTACCACAAGCCGCATGCTTAGCTATTTTCTTTACGGTTTCTCCTAATAAGGGTGGAAGAACTGGGCAAATGAAAGCAGGATTGCAAATGcatcaaaaattatataaaatatgaaaaatactcTCTCTCTTAACAGGAATGGAATTAGAGAAATAAAGCTAGTGGCATGGGGTAGTGGGGCCAAAAAAAGATCCTGTAAAACGATACTAAATGGAGGGAAATAGAAATGATATAATAGGAAAAAACAGAAGCATCTTCATTGCCCAAAAATATAGGGATGGCTAAATAATTTTATGGCATGTCCATAAGATGGAATTCTAAGCAGCTATTAAAAACAGTTTGATATTGAAAACATTCATAATAAAATAGTGGCTgaaaaaagtatactaaaaaccgTATGTGAACATGTCAtagttctaaaattatttttaaatctacagaTAGAAGACTGGAAAGGTATATGCCCATATGTTGACagtagttttctctggataatgAAACTAAAGgcgattttcattttcttttgtgtaggTTTCTAAGTTGcatgaattccttatatattaaaTGAAACTCTTTTTCAGACATCTAAAAATCGTTATCGGATATACTTATCCTGGGCCAATGTATTTGAAACGTGTCTTTAAAATGACttgtgagggggcttccctggtggcgcagtggttgagagtccgcctgccgatgcagggaacacgggttcgtgccctggtccgggaggatcccacatgccgcggagcggctgggccggtgagccatggccgctgagcctgcgcgtccggagcctgtgctccgcaacgggagaggccacagcagtgagaggccagcgtaccgcaaaaaaaaaaaaaaaaagacttgtgagggacttccttggcggtccagtggttaggactccgtgcttccactgccatggccctgggttcaatccctggttggggaactaagatcccacaagccctgtggctatatatatatatatatatacatatatatatatataaatataaatatatatatatatatttatatttatatatatataatgacttGTGAAAGAATCTGAGTACGTCCTGTGGAAGGTTTTGAAGGACATTttaatgaagaaaggaaggaaggtgggagggaaagggggaaacaATAAAGGTAAATAGTAGGAAATACCCAGATTCTTCTTCTTTAGGAGGAAAATGAAGCTGTGGGAATGCACCCAGCCCTCTATTAATACTGGTCTATTGGAGACCCCTCCTGACCACGCTGTCAGAGCCACTGACTCCCAAAGGCCGGGGCCCCACTCCCCCCGccatccccgcccccagccaGGCCCCCTGTGCGGAAGCAGCAGCAGGGGGTCCTGATCCCGGGTGAGCCCCCGTACAGCTCAGCCGGGAGCGCAGAGGCTGCCACTGACCGTGACGATCTCCAGCACTTCGTTCTTGCTGATGCTGCCGTTGCCATCTACATCGTAGAGGGAGAAGGCCCACTCCAGCTTCTGGTTGGTCTTGCACATGCTGGTCATGTGCAGGGCGATGACATACTCCTTGAAGTCCAAGGTGCCATCGCTGTTGGCATCAAAGCTGCGGAACACGTGCTGGGCGTAGGCCTTGGGGTCGGCGTCAGGGAAGAACTTGGAGTAGATGGTCTGGAACTCCTGCCGGGTGATGCGGCCACTGGGGCACTCCTTCAGGAAGGACTGGTACCAGGTACTCAGCTCTTCCTCTGTGAACCTGGTGTTCAGCTGCAGCTCCTCCAGGATCTCCTTGGACAGGGCTCCGCTTTTGCTGTTCCCCATGGGTGAGCAGGTGTGGGCCCAGCCGGTCTGTCaccgctgggtgggtgggtgtgtgggagCAATG
The genomic region above belongs to Phocoena phocoena chromosome 19, mPhoPho1.1, whole genome shotgun sequence and contains:
- the RCVRN gene encoding recoverin; amino-acid sequence: MGNSKSGALSKEILEELQLNTRFTEEELSTWYQSFLKECPSGRITRQEFQTIYSKFFPDADPKAYAQHVFRSFDANSDGTLDFKEYVIALHMTSMCKTNQKLEWAFSLYDVDGNGSISKNEVLEIVTAIFKMISPEDVKCLPEDENTPEKRAEKIWGFFGKKDDDKLTEKEFIEGTLANMEILRLIQFEPQKVKEKFKEKKP